In Vicia villosa cultivar HV-30 ecotype Madison, WI unplaced genomic scaffold, Vvil1.0 ctg.005243F_1_1, whole genome shotgun sequence, the following proteins share a genomic window:
- the LOC131642536 gene encoding ABC transporter D family member 2, chloroplastic-like isoform X2: protein MQDKDQEQFTKQLLYYLGGFAGGIPFFVLRDYARETLSLRWRSWMTRYYMDRYLKNQTFYKLQSQSIIDNPDQRIVDDLSSFTGTALSFSLTLFNAAVDLISFSNILYGIYPPLFVVLLVYSIGGTAISVYLGKGLVTLNFLQEKKEADFRYGLVRVRENAESIAFYGGEESEMQLLLMRFKSAFENLTQLLISSRNLEFFTSGYRYVIQILPAAVVAPMYFSGKIEFGVINQSVSAFNHILGDFSLIVYQFQAISAFSAVINRLGEFDDVLDRSNSKSLPDSLEDIDIMYKDFISSSVLESNGLTPQEKHETLLEIENLILKTPSESTLIRDLSLAIKPKDNLLITGPSGSGKTSLLRAMAGLWKTGTGKIIYYVKEGEDAEKFSSDVNTPLINTARDTTEDRGKSISRKSGIFFLPQKPYMVLGSLRQQLLYPTWGDDVVPTSDSNEKDVLTFLSNSDDMNSELVKPGTDELIKILEDVRLGYILARFGLDSTHEWSSVLSLGEQQRLAFARLLLSKPQLALLDESTSALDEANEVYLYEKIAAEGITYISVGHRSTLCDFHDRILRISAADSNNEQPNWCIEPTRRESSLKI, encoded by the exons ATGCAAGACAAGGATCAAGAACAATTTACGAAGCAACTACTTTACTACTTGGGTGGCTTTGCTGGAGGAATCCCG TTTTTTGTTTTGAGAGATTATGCAAGAGAAACTCTTTCATTGAGATGGAGGTCTTGGATGACGAGGTATTATATGGATCGCTATTTGAAGAATCAGACTTTCTATAAACTTCAGTCACAGTCAATTATCGATAATCCAGACCAGCGAATTGTTGATGATCTAAGCTCTTTCACCGGAACAGCCCTTTCTTTCTCTTTGACACTCTTCAACGCTGCTGTAGACTTAATCTCTTTCAGTAACATTTTATATGGAATATATCCTCCACtctttgttgttcttcttgtatACTCTATTGGTGGTACCGCTATCAGTGTTTACCTCGGAAAG GGCCTGGTGACTTTGAATTTCTTGCAAGAGAAAAAGGAGGCGGACTTTCGTTATGGACTTGTAAGGGTTCGGGAAAATGCTGAATCAATTGCTTTCTATGGTGGTGAAGAGAGTGAGATGCAACTTCTTCTGATGCGCTTCAAAAGTGCTTTTGAAAATCTGACT CAATTACTGATTTCTTCTAGAAATCTGGAGTTCTTCACCAGTGGTTATCGTTATGTCATTCAAATTCTTCCTGCTGCTGTTGTTGCTCCGATGTATTTCTCTGGAAAAATCGAGTTTGGTGTCATCAATCAGTCAGTATCTGCTTTTAATCACATCCTTGGTGACTTTTCTCTCATCGTTTACCAGTTTCAAGCAATAAGTGCTTTTTCTGCTGTCATTAATCGTTTAG GTGAATTCGATGATGTTTTGGACAGAAGCAACTCTAAATCTCTTCCTGATTCTTTAGAAGACATAGATATTATGTACAAAGACTTTATAAGTTCATCTGTATTGGAATCTAACGGATTAACTCCACAAGAGAAACACGAAACGTTATTGGAGATAGAAAATTTAATTCTGAAGACACCAAGTGAATCTACTCTTATTAGAGACTTATCATTGGCAATCAAGCCAAAAGATAATTTACTG ATTACAGGACCTAGTGGAAGTGGAAAAACTTCTTTATTAAGAGCTATGGCTGGTCTTTGGAAAACTGGAACCGGAAAGATCATATACTATGTAAAAGAAGGGGAAGACGCTGAGAAATTTAGTTCAGATGTGAATACTCCTTTAATAAATACTGCCCGTGACACAACGGAAGACCGAGGAAAATCCATAAGCAGAAAATCCGGAATTTTTTTCCTACCTCAAAAACCGTATATGGTGTTGGGTTCTCTTCGTCAACAATTACTTTATCCAACTTGGGGTGATGATGTAGTTCCCACATCAGATAGTAATGAAAAAG ATGTGCTTACTTTCTTGTCAAACTCAGATGATATGAATAGTGAACTCGTGAAGCCGGGAACAGATGAGTTGATAAAGATCTTAGAGGATGTCCGTCTTGGCTACATATTGGCTCGATTCGGTTTGGATTCAACTCATGAATGGTCTAGTGTTCTTTCTCTGGGAGAACAACAACGTCTCGCGTTTGCCCGTCTTCTACTTTCGAAACCTCAGCTGGCTCTATTGGATGAGTCGACAAGCGCACTCGATGAAGCAAATGAG GTTTATTTGTACGAAAAGATTGCGGCAGAAGGCATAACATACATCAGTGTTGGCCATCGATCAACCTTATGCGACTTCCATGACAGAATCCTACGCATTTCAGCGGCTGATTCTAACAACGAACAGCCAAATTGGTGCATTGAACCCACTAGACGCGAATCCTCTTTAAAAATCTAG
- the LOC131642536 gene encoding ABC transporter D family member 2, chloroplastic-like isoform X1: protein MILLTQHISHPLLFFSYKSNPSSFNHHVQLHQGFTFLTQFSSQFPIMPITNGRHFKRRNLNKCFPSSESETSPLPTDPDKKQGQLGVVSDGAVAAEGENPDLQTLFRRFWKVAAPYWSSDDKVQARLQLASVFFLTLATTGISVGFSFLGRDFYNALANKDQEQFTKQLLYYLGGFAGGIPFFVLRDYARETLSLRWRSWMTRYYMDRYLKNQTFYKLQSQSIIDNPDQRIVDDLSSFTGTALSFSLTLFNAAVDLISFSNILYGIYPPLFVVLLVYSIGGTAISVYLGKGLVTLNFLQEKKEADFRYGLVRVRENAESIAFYGGEESEMQLLLMRFKSAFENLTQLLISSRNLEFFTSGYRYVIQILPAAVVAPMYFSGKIEFGVINQSVSAFNHILGDFSLIVYQFQAISAFSAVINRLGEFDDVLDRSNSKSLPDSLEDIDIMYKDFISSSVLESNGLTPQEKHETLLEIENLILKTPSESTLIRDLSLAIKPKDNLLITGPSGSGKTSLLRAMAGLWKTGTGKIIYYVKEGEDAEKFSSDVNTPLINTARDTTEDRGKSISRKSGIFFLPQKPYMVLGSLRQQLLYPTWGDDVVPTSDSNEKDVLTFLSNSDDMNSELVKPGTDELIKILEDVRLGYILARFGLDSTHEWSSVLSLGEQQRLAFARLLLSKPQLALLDESTSALDEANEVYLYEKIAAEGITYISVGHRSTLCDFHDRILRISAADSNNEQPNWCIEPTRRESSLKI from the exons atgatTTTGCTGACTCAACACATTTCACATccacttttattcttttcttataaatcaaACCCTTCTTCATTCAATCACCATGTGCAACTTCATCAAGGTTTCACTTTCCTTACCCAATTTTCATCACAATTTCCCATTATGCCTATTACCAATGGAAGGCATTTCAAGAGGAGGAATCTGAACAAGTGTTTCCCTTCTTCTGAATCTGAAACTTCTCCATTGCCAACTGACCCAGATAAG AAACAGGGGCAATTGGGAGTAGTGAGTGATGGTGCAGTGGCTGCGGAGGGGGAAAATCCTGATCTTCAGACGCTGTTTAGAAGGTTCTGGAAAGTGGCTGCTCCTTATTGGAGTTCTGATGATAAGGTCCAAGCGAGATTGCAGCTTGCTAGTGTTTTTTTTCTTACTTTGGCTACCACTGGAATTAGTGTTGGATTCAGTTTTCTTGGGAGAGATTTCTATAATGCACTTGCCA ACAAGGATCAAGAACAATTTACGAAGCAACTACTTTACTACTTGGGTGGCTTTGCTGGAGGAATCCCG TTTTTTGTTTTGAGAGATTATGCAAGAGAAACTCTTTCATTGAGATGGAGGTCTTGGATGACGAGGTATTATATGGATCGCTATTTGAAGAATCAGACTTTCTATAAACTTCAGTCACAGTCAATTATCGATAATCCAGACCAGCGAATTGTTGATGATCTAAGCTCTTTCACCGGAACAGCCCTTTCTTTCTCTTTGACACTCTTCAACGCTGCTGTAGACTTAATCTCTTTCAGTAACATTTTATATGGAATATATCCTCCACtctttgttgttcttcttgtatACTCTATTGGTGGTACCGCTATCAGTGTTTACCTCGGAAAG GGCCTGGTGACTTTGAATTTCTTGCAAGAGAAAAAGGAGGCGGACTTTCGTTATGGACTTGTAAGGGTTCGGGAAAATGCTGAATCAATTGCTTTCTATGGTGGTGAAGAGAGTGAGATGCAACTTCTTCTGATGCGCTTCAAAAGTGCTTTTGAAAATCTGACT CAATTACTGATTTCTTCTAGAAATCTGGAGTTCTTCACCAGTGGTTATCGTTATGTCATTCAAATTCTTCCTGCTGCTGTTGTTGCTCCGATGTATTTCTCTGGAAAAATCGAGTTTGGTGTCATCAATCAGTCAGTATCTGCTTTTAATCACATCCTTGGTGACTTTTCTCTCATCGTTTACCAGTTTCAAGCAATAAGTGCTTTTTCTGCTGTCATTAATCGTTTAG GTGAATTCGATGATGTTTTGGACAGAAGCAACTCTAAATCTCTTCCTGATTCTTTAGAAGACATAGATATTATGTACAAAGACTTTATAAGTTCATCTGTATTGGAATCTAACGGATTAACTCCACAAGAGAAACACGAAACGTTATTGGAGATAGAAAATTTAATTCTGAAGACACCAAGTGAATCTACTCTTATTAGAGACTTATCATTGGCAATCAAGCCAAAAGATAATTTACTG ATTACAGGACCTAGTGGAAGTGGAAAAACTTCTTTATTAAGAGCTATGGCTGGTCTTTGGAAAACTGGAACCGGAAAGATCATATACTATGTAAAAGAAGGGGAAGACGCTGAGAAATTTAGTTCAGATGTGAATACTCCTTTAATAAATACTGCCCGTGACACAACGGAAGACCGAGGAAAATCCATAAGCAGAAAATCCGGAATTTTTTTCCTACCTCAAAAACCGTATATGGTGTTGGGTTCTCTTCGTCAACAATTACTTTATCCAACTTGGGGTGATGATGTAGTTCCCACATCAGATAGTAATGAAAAAG ATGTGCTTACTTTCTTGTCAAACTCAGATGATATGAATAGTGAACTCGTGAAGCCGGGAACAGATGAGTTGATAAAGATCTTAGAGGATGTCCGTCTTGGCTACATATTGGCTCGATTCGGTTTGGATTCAACTCATGAATGGTCTAGTGTTCTTTCTCTGGGAGAACAACAACGTCTCGCGTTTGCCCGTCTTCTACTTTCGAAACCTCAGCTGGCTCTATTGGATGAGTCGACAAGCGCACTCGATGAAGCAAATGAG GTTTATTTGTACGAAAAGATTGCGGCAGAAGGCATAACATACATCAGTGTTGGCCATCGATCAACCTTATGCGACTTCCATGACAGAATCCTACGCATTTCAGCGGCTGATTCTAACAACGAACAGCCAAATTGGTGCATTGAACCCACTAGACGCGAATCCTCTTTAAAAATCTAG
- the LOC131642540 gene encoding uncharacterized protein LOC131642540 produces the protein MKYVLVTGGVVSGLGKGVTASSIGLLLQACGLRVTSIKIDPYLNTDAGTMSPFEHGEVYVLDDGGEVDLDLGNYERFLDIKLTRDNNITTGKIYQSVIEKERRGDYLGKTVQVVPHITDAIQEWIERVAKIPVDGKEGPADVCVIELGGTIGDIESMPFIEALGQFSYRVGPGNFCLVHVSLVPILNVVGEQKTKPTQHSVRQLRGLGLFPNLLACRCSKELDGSTKAKLAQFCHVPLSNVLTLHDVPNIWHIPLLLKDQKAHESILKALNLPGIAAEPNLKEWTVRTKTYDKCHETVKIAMVGKYTGLSDAYLSVLKALLHASVAHNRKLIVDWVPAGDLEDDTYREDPKTHTAAWNLLKGANGVLVPGGFGDRGVQGKILAAKYARENNVPYLGICLGMQIAVIEFAQSVLGLHGATSTEFDPETKTPCVVFMPEGSKTHMGGTMRLGSRTTYFQVADCKSAKLYGNVSSVDERHRHRYEVNPDMVSQLESAGLSFVGKDETGSRMEIVELPSHPFFIGVQFHPEFKSRPGKPSPLFSGLIEAACEPKRTVTMQSNGHGHSHSKIPNGIYNGHSPIRKAHQNGNGYISTNGSLNGVFTNGNGVYVDGSC, from the exons ATGAAGTATGTGTTGGTGACTGGTGGTGTTGTGAGTGGACTTGGGAAAGGAGTCACTGCTAGCAGTATTGGACTTCTCCTTCAAGCGTGTGGTCTTCGAGTTACTTCTATCAAAATCG ATCCCTACCTGAACACTGATGCGGGGACAATGTCTCCTTTTGAACACGGAGAAGTTTATGTCTTAGATGATGGTGGCGAG GTGGACCTTGATCTTGGAAACTATGAACGTTTCTTGGACATCAAATTGACTCGCGACAATAATATCACTACTGGAAAAATTTATCAG tcTGTTATTGAGAAGGAGAGAAGAGGAGATTATCTTGGAAAGACTGTTCAG GTTGTTCCGCATATCACAGATGCCATCCAAGAATGGATAGAGCGTGTAGCGAAGATACCGGTTGATGGAAAAGAAGGACCTGCTGATGTCTGTGTCATCGAATTGGGTGGAACTATAG GGGATATTGAGTCTATGCCTTTTATTGAAGCACTTGGCCAATTTTCATACCGTGTAG GCCCTGGAAATTTTTGTTTGGTTCATGTTAGTTTGGTTCCTATTCTCAACGTTGTTGGCGAACAG AAAACGAAGCCAACTCAGCACAGTGTTCGTCAACTTAGAGGATTAGGTTTATTCCCTAATCTTCTTGCTTGTCGCTGTTCAAAG GAACTTGACGGCAGTACTAAGGCAAAACTTGCTCAATTTTGTCATGTGCCG TTATCAAATGTACTTACTCTCCATGATGTTCCAAACATCTGGCACATTCCTTTGCTATTGAAA GACCAGAAGGCGCATGAGTCGATCCTGAAAGCATTAAACCTGCCGGG TATTGCTGCAGAACCCAATTTGAAGGAGTGGACTGTTAGGACAAAGACTTATGACAAATGTCATGAAACT GTTAAAATTGCTATGGTGGGAAAATACACTGGCCTTTCAGATGCATATCTTTCTGTTCTGAAG GCACTTTTGCACGCATCTGTTGCTCATAATCGCAAACTTATTGTGGATTGGGTTCCAGCCGGGGATCTCGAAGACGATACCTACAGAGAG GATCCTAAGACTCATACAGCTGCATGGAATCTTTTGAAG GGTGCTAACGGAGTTCTAGTTCCTGGAGGTTTTGGTGATAGAGGAGTGCAAGGGAAAATCCTTGCTGCTAAATATGCCCGAGAAAATAATGTTCCGTATCTCGGCATTTGCCTGGGGATGCAAATTGCTGTTATTGAGTTTGCACAGTCTGTTCTGGGTCTGCATGGCGCTACTAGTACAGAATTCGATCCTGAAACCAAGACCCCGTGCGTCGTATTTATGCCAGAA GGTTCAAAGACACATATGGGGGGAACTATGCGTCTTGGATCAAGGACAACTTACTTCCAAGTTGCTGACTGCAAATCTGCAAAATT ATATGGTAATGTAAGCTCTGTTGATGAGCGACATCGGCATAGATACGAG GTTAATCCTGACATGGTTTCTCAGCTAGAGAGCGCTGGTCTATCATTTGTCGGCAAAGATGAAACTGGGAGTCGTATGGAG ATAGTTGAACTGCCTAGCCATCCTTTTTTTATTGGCGTTCAGTTTCACCCTGAGTTCAAGTCCAGACCAGGAAAACCTTCTCCACTCTTTTCAG GATTAATAGAAGCAGCTTGTGAACCGAAGAGGACAGTTACAATGCAGAGCAACGGCCACGGCCACAGCCACAGCAAGATACCTAATGGAATATACAATGGACACTCGCCAATACGGAAAGCACACCAAAATGGAAACGGCTACATATCAACCAATGGATCCTTAAACGGTGTATTTACCAATGGTAACGGAGTGTATGTGGATGGTAGTTGTTAG
- the LOC131642535 gene encoding uncharacterized protein LOC131642535: MMLLQQSTFCVTTSTQFTSLVSQRNPLRLLQQVGSFRFPRKVKASTFIVSASLGAGFFNDIAQIAQNKVLVAAGVSMAIGQFSKPFTSVFLYGKEFDVKALIQAGGFPSSHSSATVACATLLGLERGLSDPIFGLALVYAGLVMYDAQGVRREVGIHARTMNRLLLHMHSKHKDALINSQSGSSNPPKLEETHEKSHLSQETTSLEAQHVNACVLVKSEGKIRPSDEELLSSGFSEEISNLVDDGLLPFKESIGHTDVEVIAGGLLGFLVGLAVFNLK; encoded by the exons ATGATGTTGTTGCAACAATCAACCTTCTGTGTTACTACTTCCACCCAATTTACCTCCCTTGTCAGCCAAAGGAACCCACTTCGTCTTCTCCAACAGGTGGGTTCCTTTCGTTTTCCCAGAAAGGTTAAAGCTTCTACCTTTATAGTTTCTGCTTCTCTTGGTGCTGGTTTTTTCAATGACATCGCTCAAATTGCGCAGAACAAG GTTCTGGTTGCAGCTGGAGTTTCAATGGCAATTGGGCAATTTTCTAAGCCATTTACTTCTGTGTTTCTGTACGGCAAAGAGTTTGATGTCAAGGCTCTTATTCAAGCTGGAGGTTTCCCTTCATCACACTCTTCT GCAACAGTGGCTTGTGCAACACTCCTTGGCCTTGAGAG AGGCCTCTCAGATCCTATTTTTGGTCTTGCACTTGTCTATGCTGGCCTAGTTATGTATGATGCTCAG GGTGTAAGAAGAGAAGTAGGGATTCATGCTAGGACAATGAACAGACTACTTCTCCACATGCATTCCAAACATAAAGATGCTTTGATCAACTCTCAATCTGGTTCATCCAATCCACCAAAACTTGAAGAAACTCATGAAAAGTCCCATTTGTCCCAAGAAACCACTTCTTTGGAAGCACAGCATGTCAATGCATGTGTATTAGTTAAATCAGAAGGCAAAATAAGGCCAAGTGATGAGGAGTTACTATCCTCTGGCTTCTCAGAAGAAATATCAAATTTGGTTGATGATGGCTTACTACCATTTAAAGAATCTATTGGTCATACTGATGTTGAAGTCATAGCTGGTGGTTTACTTGGATTTTTGGTGGGTTTGGCTGTGTTTAATTTAAAGTAA
- the LOC131642537 gene encoding uncharacterized protein LOC131642537 → MSGAQGAQPKESKTATTYESKEGGQNRTRTDLLSKEDQGGIQVDKHQEKVHDPAGKGGPVFGAGKDDNKQDLGVTGTG, encoded by the coding sequence ATGTCAGGGGCACAGGGAGCACAACCGAAAGAGTCAAAGACAGCAACAACATATGAATCAAAAGAAGGGGGACAGAATCGTACAAGAACTGatttactttcaaaggaagatcAAGGTGGCATTCAAGTGGATAAGCATCAAGAGAAGGTCCATGATCCTGCTGGAAAAGGTGGTCCTGTCTTTGGTGCTGGCAAGGATGACAATAAACAAGACCTTGGAGTCACAGGCACTGGCTAG